The sequence below is a genomic window from Meles meles chromosome 3, mMelMel3.1 paternal haplotype, whole genome shotgun sequence.
aagccttgctggataaaatattcctggttgtgtgtttttctcacttattactctgaatatatcatgccagccctttctggcctgccagggctctgtggataagtctgatgGCAGCCTAATGTTTCTACCAGTGTAGCTTAAGAACCTCTTgtctcaagctgctttcaggattttttctctttacctcAAAATATGCAAGCTTTATTATTATATGTTGGGGTTGATTTTCTGATTGGGAAAATCAACAACCTGATTGgggttgatctatttttatttattttgagaggcaTTCTCTTTAGCTATTGGACTTGaatgcttctttccttccccagattagagaaTTTCTCAGCTtcgatttgctcaaatatattttctggtcctctctctctcttcttcttcttcagagaCCCCAGTATTACTagtattgttttgctttatgataTCACTGATTTCTCAATGCcttccctcatggtccattagttgtttatctctcttttcctcagtttccttctttccatcaaCTTGTCTTCTGTCACTgactcttctgcctcatttaccctaccTTTTAGAGTATCCAGTTCAGACTGCATCTTAGttaggtcatttttatttttgaactgaCTAAATCTCATTTTTGCATGAAGATGGTACTCAGCCCAGCGAGTAACTTTATAGCTGTTATGCTGAATTCCATCCCgaacattttacttatatccatatcaattcaatctgtggcagagagtattgcctctggttctttcttttgttgtgaacccctccttctagtcattttgcacagagaagaatggatgaatgagtgagcaCTATGGAAAATATGAACATTCAGCCAAGCAAAATACACACTAGACAAGTCTGAGGAGGtcagaaactagaagaaaatgagaaagaaaaagaaaaaaaaaagatggtggaaGATGGTATATAATGTTATAGAGTGGACAGAATCGGGTGAGCCACTTGGTCCTGAGTGTATTGTGGtctgttagaagacactaaatcccCAAATTGTAaggaaagcaaaaccaaacaacaacaacaacaacaaaatacacacacacaaacaaacaattgaacagagaaatacacacacacacacacagacacaaaataaaattgaatagagaaaggaagccaaaatgaagtgtgtgtgtatatatatatatatagagagagagagagagagtgtgtgtgtgtgtgtgtgtgtgtgtgtgtgtgtgtgaaaatgtaaaaaatgaaagttaaaaaagactaaaaacaaagagttgaggggctcctgggtggctcagtgggttaagcctctgccttcggctcaggtcgtgatctcagggtcctgggatggagcccagcatcaggctctccactctgcggggagcctgcttctccttctcactctctgcctacctctctgcctacttgtgatctctctgtgtcaaacaacaacaacaataaacaacaaaaaacaaggcgttgataaaataagaaactagttgaaaggggaaaaaagaaaaaaatagaaaattttaaactaaaaggtaaatgaatcatgaggaaaaaaaaaaaaactccaaaacaaaaaaccgagttgtatatactattttcccctagagCTGGAGTTTTACAAACCCATGTGGGCTGCAAACTTGCTGTTTACCTGTTCTTccagttggctttctgggggtgggggctgctgtcCTGATTCttaggtgtctttgcctgggagTAATTCACCTCCCCTTGTAAGTGGACTAGACTCAGTGTAAGCTGTTTTAGTTGCTCTGAGTGGcgtttgttccctgaatgctgtTCATTCCCCTTTAGAGGATCAAAGTAAAAATGGCCATGCCAGatctccagccccagagctgaAAGATGGTGGTCACCTCTCTCAGGGATAAGCAGTCTTCACtttgtgtgtgccaaactctGCAGACTCCTGCAGTGTGTGCCCACACTGATCCTCCCAGGGAAGGCAGATCATTGTCATTAGCGTCCTTTAAAAGGCTCCCACACAGAGAGTTGTTGCCTGGTCCCCCACACatctgctctgcccctcccaggagaaggcagagggtccCCATGTTCCTGTCATTTGCAGGGTCTCCACGCAGAGAGCAGTCACCCCATCAGGACACAGCTTGTGATTTATGGCAAACAGCTCAGAGCCTCCTCCAGAGCTTGCCCACGACGAGTTTCTCTGCTCCAATGTATGGGAACTCTACTggctcaggcacccccattctttcTATGGTTcaggggatcctgagaccacactgtcccacctaggattctgccctTCTTCACCTGGTGAGCACCTTTCATGCAGGGATGTCTTTCACTGGAACACATTTGTCTTGGTTTACTGACTTTGGGGTTTAACTTAAATGGACCCATTATGactctgtggctttctttttaacaCATCTCTCCATAGAACTATAAATCCTGTGTGTCTCACAATGACTTCATTTTCAGTCCTAGTTTTATCTCTCACCATCTCATTGTGTGCTCTGCCTTTGCTTCCTGAGACAGAGCTCTGTCCTTGGAGAAGAGCCCTCACCTTGAATTCTAGGTCTGAACATTGCTAACAGTAAGATCCTCATTGCCTGTCTCTTAACCTCagcatttatttgatttttgatttgAAGTTGGAAATTATTATACGTCTTTATAGGATTGTTAAGAGGATGAGATGAGGGATGTATATAGAGATGCACATCTAAGGTTTACTGGCATGGATATCTTACATTCCCTGCCATTTCTATtctaactacagagaacacactgccaGAAGGTGAGTACAAGCTCCCAGCGATATCATAAGGtactctgcccctgctcccccgGCACTGCTGTTGcagcagaaaataataaataacagagCTTCACATATAACATCAGGTGAGGTATAGAACCTATAGAAGAATAGGGCATGGCTTTTGTGGAGTTGAAATTTGCTCAGCACACAGAATTTCGCTTTCCACGTCTGCTTACTCTCTAACTCTGTCATTTGGTTCcctttatttccctttatttgttccattccttaGGACCTGTCTCGGGCATAGTTCCTCACCCTCCAATGCATTCTTCTATCTAGAAAGTAGGCTGGCTCATGAAACAAGTTGTTTCAaggagtctttttgtttttcctcccccaTCCTCTGAGAATGCACAGGCAGGAGACTATACCAGAGGGAGTTGTAGTCTCCCCTTGTTGGCTCGTCCTTGAGGCCAAGCTTGTATATGCCACTTCCACACTCAGCCTCCTTCAATCTGCTTTGTGAGAGCTTTGATCCCCAGAGGGCTGGTGGCATGATTTTCTCTCCACACAGCAAGAGGTTGTCCCTGCGCATGCCAGATGCTcaggatttcctttcttctgtatgTGAAGAATATTCCTGCTGGGTGGTCGGAAGTGCCGGCACCATGATTCCTGGTTGTTTAATAGTTGCCTCTTTCACCCTTGACAAGCTAGACACCCTCCCCCCAGTTTTCTCTTCTAAGGAGAATGTCTGCATGCTGCATTCATATGTATGCAAGTCCAGACAAAGTACAGTTGGTCTGAATAATTTCTTCCAAACATATCTTTTGCCATCATCTCCTGGGCTGCAGCAATGGCTAGCTGGAAGCCCCCGGAGGATGTCTGATCCCTCATTTTAGCCAAAGCTCACCTCTCCAGCCTGCATGCTGCCCAGACGTCAGTGGTGACTTGAAGTGACTTGCTTCCTGGTGTAAAAActctgctctctatctctgtagGGGACAGTATACAAATCTTTCACATTACCTTTAGTGCTGGATATATGATTCTTCTGGTGCCCCCTCTCAAGATATAAGCTTCCGGTGATCAGATAGGTTCAGGGATTCCAGAACAAGCTCAGTTTCATTGATATCAGAGAAAGTGACAGAAGCTCCTGCTTCAGTCTTCGTTCAAATGATCTTTTACATCATTGACACTCTATACATCAGTCAGGCCTCCAGGAGGATTATCTTCCCTCCATGATTTCTGTCCACTTTTATGCACAAGTATGAAGGAGGTGATGGGTGGGGTCTGGGACAGTTGGGGTGGGTCATAGCAAGTGGATAGTCCAACATACTTTTTATAACATGGGAATCCATGCCACCTGCTGTTGCTTTTCCATGAAATACAGAGAGTCCTTTCAAAACTTGCATGAGCCAGCATACTTTCtagataaaagaaaacacatttgcaATCATTGAAAGTTTCTCCTAATGAAGATATACAGTATCTTTTCTGAGAAAGAAAGGAGCCACTCATCCTTACTTAGGTGCCTCATGTGAGAACCAAGTTCTGTGACATGGTGATGTTGGAGGTTATCAGAAGTGGGTTTTCTGGAGGGTCTTACATCACAGTGGGAAGGGGTGTTGAGATACTGCTGGTGCTGTCTTGGATTTGCTGCAAtgaaaaagtaatattttcataacattccaaacaaagaaaactaaagcaagaTAAATAAGAATGATGTGGGCTTCTAGAAAAGTTTGGATTAAAGAATCAGGCTGTAAAATTAGTCTGGAAGAATGAAGAATGTCTTATAGAAGAAGGGCTTTCCAAGATAAGGGAAGAGCCTGAACAAAAGCAATGactggacagaaagagaaatgctcCTGGATGCAATGTTGTGGCCAGGACTGACATTATACTCGTCCCTAACAGCACAGCTCACGCCATTCCTTGCTGTactaattttttccttcccttttttctcctccccatAGTGCCTTCTACTGCTCCAGCCATGGGTCAGTCCTTCTCTTCCACATCCTCTTCTACAAAGCGTAGTGATTTGGCCTCCAGCTTTGACAAGTTTTTTAAGAACTTCAAGCCAGAAAGCAAAATCCTCTGTCAGGAAACCATCGCATTGATTGAAACACACCTGAAGGCAGGGGACATTCCCAGAGTGGCTTCTGTAATTAGTGATGCATTGAGAGACATTGACAATGCCCCTCTAAACATTGCAGTGACCGGGGAGCCTGGAACAGGGAAGTCCAGTTTCATAAATGCCCTGCGGGGGGTGAGGCACAATGAAGAAGGGGCTGCCCCCACCGGGGCAGTGGAGACAACCTTGGAGAGAATAGCATACAAACACCCGAAACTTCCCAATGTGACATTTTGGGATCTGCCTGGTATTATGACCACTACCTTTCAGCCACAGAAGTATCTGAAGAAGATGAAATTTGGTGAGTATgacttctttattatcatctctTCTACACGCTTCAAAATTAGTGATGCTCATCTGGCTGAAgcaattagaaaaatgaagaagaatttcTACTTTGTTCGAACTAAAGTGGACAGTGATTTACACAGTGCAAAAATAAGTAAACCCAGCACATTCAATAGGGATGAAATCCTGCAAAGGATCCGCAGTGACTGTGTGACTCAGTTGAAGAATGCTAATATGGGTGACACTCAGGTCTTCTTAATCTCCAGCTTTGATTTGTCTGATTATGATTTCCCACACCTGGAGACCACCTTTCTGAGGGAGCTCCCAGCCCACAAGCGCCACATCTTCATGCAGTACCTGCCAAATGTTACTGAGGCCGCCATTGACCGGAAGAGGGATTCCCTGAAACAGAGGGTCTGGCTGGAAGCCCTGAAGGCTGGAGCATCAGCCACCATCCCTTTCATGGGTTTTATCAGTGATAATGACATGGAGAAGCTGGAGGAGACTTTAACCCTCTACAGGTCTTACTTTGGCCTGGATGATGCATCCCTGGAAACTATAGCCAAGGACTTGCATGTGTCAGTGGAGAAACTCAAGGCAAACCTCAACTCTCCCCATTTGCTATCAGTTGAGAAGGGTGATGAGTCATTAGGAGAAAAACTGTTGAGATATGTGGAAAAATTCTGTGCTCTTACTGGAGGACCCATTGCCAGTGGTGTTTACTTTAGGAAGATATTCTTCTTGCAAAATTATTTCCTGGAGACTGTGGTGAATGATGCGAAAGTTCTTCTTAATAAACAAGTTATTTTTAAGGACCCTGTTGAATCTGGGCAATCCTATCTACCTCAGGATGTCAggaatgaaaatatggaaaatgaggcAGCCAGATCCTGAATTATTCTCAGTATTGGCATGGCACGGGGGCCTGGAAGGATGACTTAGGACTTCCCTGAAGCAGTCAGTCCTGGCCCACTCCCCTCAAGGTGTTTCACAGACATTTCCATAATTCACTCTTGAACAAACCATGAACTTAATGACcgttatttgacagtgagaacaATCAGCTCGAAAGATTCTTTTCATATGATCTTTCCTGGGAAAATGAAGGACAGGAGTCTGGAATTTTCTGCTTAGCAGAGAGAATATCTCTTTGTGTGATGGTTACTACATATCCAGCACTGGTCTTTCTACTGACATAGTAGTGAGAAAAGGCTAGTCACACAGatcttcagaaattattttttaaatgattgcatACATAGTCTATTTTTGGCATTCCTGTTATCCTGTTGTGAATGCAGAAATTCTGATCGGTTAATGTTGACTGATATCCTACTTGCCTTTCTAGGATtatcattatatttaataaatattaaatatagtgaACTGAACATGTGTcacaggaaatgaaagagaaacattaGATAAGGAAAGAATCTATCCAAGGTACACTGTGAGAGGAAGAAATGtgtaagatggaaaaatattccaaggGTTTGCAAACTGTAAGTCTAGACAGCTCTTGGTGCCTGGCAGTATATTTTGTGCCTGGGAAAGGAGGTTAGGGAATAAGAGACAAGAGGATTGTCATGAATCtaagtggaaatttaaaaagaaaatacaaaaggtCCTTAAACATATCCAATCTCTCATCTAAGGAGGAAACTACAAATTATAAATGGCACCTACAATAGGATATCATTTATCTGCTATAAGATTGGGCGGATTGCAAGTTTGACATTGTGTGGATGATACTAGAAGAATAGAGTCTGTCATACAATGTTCGCTCGTACACAGTGTGTACAGATTAGGCCATCCCTAGGAAAACACGCCTTTACACTTTGCCCCAGTGACCCGGCTTTGAAGAATCTGGGCCATAAAAACTGAGAGTAGACTGGTGGTTAACAGGGGATGGAAAGTAGGGGAGAAATGTATACTGTTTTGATACTCTAGTTATAAGTtgaatgtatagcatggtgactatggtTTGTAAGTCTTTTTTATTctacaacaataataataatacttataaTTTGCTAAGAAAATAGATCCTAAGCatttttacatacacacacagtatatCTGTGAGGAGATGgatgtattaattatattaattaccTTGATTCTGGTAATCATTTCactacatgtacatatatatcaaatcatcacattgtacacttaaATTATATATGCTTTTGTTTGACAATTTACCTAAATAAAGATGAGGGGGAAAGGAataataaatctggaaaaattacaaaaagacaTATGTTAAAATTTATTAGTTACAGCACTATTTGAAATGGTAAAACGCAAAATTTAAATGTTCTTCAATAGGAAACATTATAGCTACAAAATAGATGATTTGACAACTATACAAAGGAGTAAGTAATATCCTCTACATTGCTGTGTTCTCATCTCCGAGATATATTGTTCAATGCAAAAATTAAGATGGAGAATTATATGTATAGTATGTTAGTGATGATCTAAGACAGTGTAAAATATGAATTCTATATTTGCACATATTCTTCAATTAAATATGAAACAACTTCAGTAATAAAATTCAATTGTGCATTGGGGAAGTgatgggcagagaggcagtgtAAAGGCTAGATTTTCCTTAATGCAACTTATTTTACATTGGAAATGTATGCAAGTGTTTTCAAAGCTTGGTAACTGTGTAATTAAACAAGATGAtctaacatttaataaaatacaaagcaaatcTAAACTTTCTTGGTATAAGAAAACAatttatctcttcttcttctccccctcccccgcttcttctccccctcctcctcctcctccatttattatgttatgttagtcaccatacagcacatcattagtttttgatgtagtgttccaagattcattgtttacgtataacatccagtgctccatgaatatgtgccctccttaatacccatcaccaggccaacacatccccctacccccctaccctctaaaaccctcagtttgtgtctcaGAATCCACCGTCTCTCatgtttgtctccccttctgattctcccgccttcatttttcccttccttaaaacaatttattttaagattttatttatttatttatttactatttttaaaactccactgtaattaacatacagtgttatatttgttttggTATACAATGGTGATTTCtctatgctcaccacaataacTGAATAATAAGTGAacaataagtgaataaataagtactctttaatccccatcaactTTTTCACCCactgtcctcccctcctcccctccagtgaCCACCCATTTGTTCTCCATAGTTGAgagtctttttctccttctgcttctcttttttccccctatgatcatttgttttatttcttaagttccatatatgagcgaaatcttatggtatttgtcttcctttgaCTGATTTAGTTCCTTAgcctaatactctctagctccatccacattattgcaaatggcaggatttcattcttttcatggttgagtaatattccattgtatatatatactacctcttctttatccattcatgtggaCATTGGGCTCTTGCCATAAtgtggctattgttgataatgctgcaataaacattggggtgcatgtgcccctttgaatcagtatatttgtatcctttgggtaaatacttagtagtgcaattactaggttgtagggtagttctatttttaattttttgaggaaactccatactactttccagagtggctgcaccagtttgcattcctatcaatggtgtaagagggttcccttttttccacaaccccaccaacacctgtcatttcttctgttcttgattttagccattctgactggagtgaggtgataactcattgtagttttgatttgtatgtcccttGTCCATTTTCTTGTCCCTTGTCCATTTGTATGTCCCTTCCATTTTCAATATAGAGGTGtccaggtctaaaatgagtctcttgtaggcatcatatagtgtttttttttttttaagtccattcTGAAACTCTGTTGCTTTTGATTGGAAAatgtagtccatttacattcaaagtaattatttttatacacattttatgctctattattacttgttttgtcattgtttctggagattttctctgatcctttatggtctttgtcacttttggtcctTCTTTCCCGTTCAGAGAACaccctttattatttcttgcagggctggttcactggtcacaaactcctttaagttttgtttctctgggaaatgctttatttctccttctatcctgaatgatagccttgctggatagaatattcttggcagCAATTTTTTCCCACTCAGCACATTTAATATAGCCTGCCACTCCCATCTAGCTTGATGAGTTTCTCTTGAGAGATCTGCAGCTGGCCTTATCTATCTTCCATTGTaagtaagcatttttttttttttttgtcttgctgcctttaggatttttttcttctttatctctatattttaaaaattttattttactatatcttggtgttggcctgcttctgttgattttgatgggagttctctgtgcctcctggatctggatgtctgtttccttccccagattagggacattttcagccattatttcctcatataaattttctgtccccttttctctcttctacttctgggactcctataatatgaatgttattataaTTGAAGGAgccactgagttccctaagtctattcttgtgtttcataattcttctttttcccttgttcagcttcattattttttactattttgttctctgtgttacttattcattcctctgttaCTTCCAGGCTTTTGTTCATTGCATTAATGCCTGTTTACAATCTTATTTAtagcattcttcatttctgattggaacttttaaaaatattttatatctgtgaTAAGGATGATGTCTTCAATTATTTCTCAAGCCCAGTAAGTATGCTgatgattatctggttttttttaagaaatttatttgtttatttgacagagagatcacaagtagaaagagaggcagttagagggggagggggaaacaggctccccgctgagcagagatcctgatgtggggctcgatcccaggaccccaagatcatgacctgagccaaaggcagag
It includes:
- the LOC123938635 gene encoding T-cell-specific guanine nucleotide triphosphate-binding protein 2-like — encoded protein: MGQSFSSTSSSTKRSDLASSFDKFFKNFKPESKILCQETIALIETHLKAGDIPRVASVISDALRDIDNAPLNIAVTGEPGTGKSSFINALRGVRHNEEGAAPTGAVETTLERIAYKHPKLPNVTFWDLPGIMTTTFQPQKYLKKMKFGEYDFFIIISSTRFKISDAHLAEAIRKMKKNFYFVRTKVDSDLHSAKISKPSTFNRDEILQRIRSDCVTQLKNANMGDTQVFLISSFDLSDYDFPHLETTFLRELPAHKRHIFMQYLPNVTEAAIDRKRDSLKQRVWLEALKAGASATIPFMGFISDNDMEKLEETLTLYRSYFGLDDASLETIAKDLHVSVEKLKANLNSPHLLSVEKGDESLGEKLLRYVEKFCALTGGPIASGVYFRKIFFLQNYFLETVVNDAKVLLNKQVIFKDPVESGQSYLPQDVRNENMENEAARS